One Maridesulfovibrio bastinii DSM 16055 genomic region harbors:
- a CDS encoding DUF1656 domain-containing protein produces the protein MQQFDINGIFIPTFGIFAVVSLVVSQLLNRALARVGFYRLVWHRPLFNIAFYITILGTSIFLYNRFLQ, from the coding sequence ATGCAACAATTTGATATTAATGGAATATTTATACCGACTTTTGGGATTTTCGCAGTCGTTTCACTGGTTGTGAGCCAGCTGCTGAACAGGGCGTTGGCCAGAGTCGGTTTTTACCGTCTGGTCTGGCATCGTCCGCTGTTTAACATCGCTTTTTATATTACTATCTTAGGAACAAGCATATTTTTATATAATCGGTTTTTGCAATGA
- a CDS encoding MarR family winged helix-turn-helix transcriptional regulator yields the protein MQDLDVSKYFRFGQQLFAVAQAWRRAIAQVISSYGLTDAAAMSLVTLYRDGDGIRQNKLAESLGLESASVVRVLDGLEKNELVRREEDRSDRRAKLVWLTAEGLIVTAKLEDLLTELREELMNDVDINEIEATESLLNKIGKALSKRGEKPKE from the coding sequence ATGCAAGATTTAGATGTATCAAAATATTTTAGATTCGGGCAGCAGCTCTTTGCTGTGGCTCAGGCATGGAGAAGGGCAATCGCTCAGGTGATCTCTTCGTATGGGCTTACTGATGCTGCGGCCATGTCTCTGGTAACTCTTTACCGTGACGGCGATGGAATACGCCAGAATAAGCTGGCCGAATCTTTAGGGCTTGAAAGTGCTTCGGTGGTCAGGGTCCTAGATGGACTAGAAAAAAACGAATTAGTCCGACGTGAGGAAGACAGGAGCGACAGGCGGGCAAAGCTTGTCTGGCTTACAGCTGAAGGTCTTATCGTCACAGCCAAGCTTGAAGATCTGCTGACGGAACTTCGGGAAGAGTTGATGAATGATGTTGATATCAATGAAATAGAAGCAACAGAAAGTCTGCTGAATAAAATAGGTAAAGCCCTCTCCAAAAGGGGTGAAAAACCTAAGGAATAA
- a CDS encoding biotin carboxylase N-terminal domain-containing protein, whose translation MSGEHRIIIANRGEIAIRIAQACLELKHGFTCVYTEADKNSGHVAFARNHGDSKSLYKISSYQDANEIFSVADICGATAVHPGYGFFAEDYRFARRTVERDNPLIFIGPSWWVIRELGDKINTKRLARSLEVPTVPGSDSPIYDEIEAVELAENLFYFQKEQGFPSASVMVKASAGGGGMGIEEVLDPDEFRSVYRRIRNYAKRQFNDEGVLIEQRIFGFNHLEVQIVSEKSGKKHVHFGTRNCSIQSNGNQKRLEVAPGFVPDEIHYLFDAGSVLDSITGHSLSMAAKVGYDNVGTWEWIVTPRGEPFLMEVNTRIQVENGVSAAISTIEGEGVDIVREQIRLGLGGKLYYSQNDISFTGVGIEYRIIAENPDKNFSPWVGTITDFNWQDRPWLKVHTHIPLSEHYDIPTDFDPNLALAVINGNSLSEVKQRGLEFLDSLVLEGTDGVGRSLESNIEYLREKTSVILEF comes from the coding sequence ATGAGTGGAGAGCACAGGATAATTATAGCCAACCGCGGCGAAATTGCGATCAGAATTGCTCAGGCATGTCTGGAACTAAAGCACGGTTTTACATGTGTTTATACCGAGGCGGATAAAAACAGCGGTCATGTTGCCTTTGCCAGAAATCATGGCGACTCTAAGTCTCTTTACAAAATTTCTTCATATCAGGATGCCAATGAAATTTTCAGCGTAGCGGACATCTGCGGCGCAACTGCCGTTCATCCCGGCTATGGATTTTTTGCCGAAGACTACCGCTTTGCACGCAGGACTGTTGAACGGGATAATCCACTTATATTTATAGGGCCTTCATGGTGGGTGATTAGAGAACTTGGGGATAAGATAAATACCAAACGTCTGGCAAGAAGCCTTGAAGTGCCTACTGTTCCCGGTTCAGACAGTCCTATTTATGACGAAATTGAGGCTGTTGAGCTTGCAGAAAATCTTTTTTATTTTCAGAAGGAACAGGGATTTCCGTCCGCCAGTGTAATGGTTAAAGCCTCAGCCGGGGGCGGAGGCATGGGAATCGAAGAGGTTCTTGATCCTGATGAATTCCGCAGCGTCTATAGAAGAATCAGGAACTACGCAAAGAGACAGTTCAATGATGAAGGTGTTCTGATTGAACAGCGTATATTTGGTTTCAACCATCTTGAAGTCCAGATAGTTTCTGAAAAATCCGGTAAAAAGCATGTTCATTTCGGCACCAGAAATTGCTCAATCCAAAGCAATGGCAATCAGAAACGTCTTGAAGTTGCCCCCGGATTTGTCCCGGATGAGATTCACTACCTTTTTGATGCCGGCAGTGTCTTGGACAGTATCACCGGGCATTCTCTTTCTATGGCCGCAAAGGTCGGTTATGATAATGTCGGCACCTGGGAATGGATAGTTACCCCGCGCGGCGAACCGTTTCTTATGGAAGTAAATACTAGAATTCAGGTTGAAAACGGTGTCTCAGCCGCAATCTCCACTATCGAAGGCGAAGGTGTTGATATTGTCAGGGAGCAGATTCGTCTGGGGCTGGGTGGAAAGCTTTATTACAGCCAGAATGATATATCTTTTACCGGGGTTGGCATTGAATACCGTATTATTGCAGAAAACCCGGATAAAAATTTTTCTCCGTGGGTGGGAACTATAACTGATTTCAACTGGCAGGACAGACCGTGGTTGAAAGTTCATACCCATATACCGTTGTCGGAACATTATGATATTCCGACAGACTTTGATCCTAATCTGGCTCTGGCCGTGATTAATGGAAATTCATTGTCTGAGGTGAAACAGAGAGGTCTTGAATTTTTGGATTCACTGGTTTTGGAAGGAACTGACGGGGTTGGAAGAAGCCTTGAATCAAATATAGAATATCTTAGGGAAAAAACATCTGTAATTCTTGAATTCTGA
- a CDS encoding single-stranded DNA-binding protein has product MAGSMNKVILIGRIGQDPKLSYTPSGQAVVNFSLATDEGYKDRNTGQRVDKTEWHRIVAWRQTAEFVGKYLTKGNLVLVEGKLQTRKWQDQGGQDRFTTEIVANTVQGLESRQQAGGQSQGYQQQGGYQNQNQQSQGYQQQGGYNNNQQGGYPDDEDLGPAFPSEASGMDEVPF; this is encoded by the coding sequence ATGGCTGGCAGCATGAATAAGGTTATACTTATCGGCAGAATCGGACAGGACCCTAAACTTTCATATACCCCGTCCGGCCAGGCTGTAGTGAATTTTTCGCTGGCTACTGACGAAGGATATAAAGATCGTAATACAGGTCAGCGTGTAGATAAAACTGAATGGCACAGAATTGTTGCCTGGAGGCAGACAGCTGAATTTGTGGGCAAGTATCTTACTAAAGGTAATCTTGTTCTGGTTGAAGGAAAGCTCCAGACCCGCAAATGGCAGGATCAGGGTGGTCAGGACCGCTTTACAACTGAAATAGTTGCAAATACTGTTCAAGGTCTGGAAAGCAGACAGCAGGCTGGCGGGCAGTCTCAGGGCTACCAGCAGCAGGGTGGTTATCAGAACCAGAATCAGCAGTCTCAGGGTTATCAGCAGCAGGGCGGATATAATAATAACCAGCAGGGTGGATATCCTGATGATGAAGACCTCGGACCTGCTTTCCCCTCTGAAGCCAGCGGAATGGACGAAGTTCCTTTCTAA
- a CDS encoding acetyl-CoA carboxylase, translating to MKFDKKIDFLSRRLQYIRDIFGDNENESILLLESELEGCRRLLSSGGTSVEQSLVRLEDLFNFLESKLEKQLTAMDLVRIVRHPQRICLTDILENVYDNYTELGGLGEFSIDPAMLIAQAYISRKVGNKVINQPVMVIGHEKGHGEEYRNGGSAKPWGNAKALHYMKVAQEEGIPIHTYIFTPGSYPVEDYPGAAQQIARNLYDISKIDVPIVAVFSEGGSGGAEAIGLADRRLMLSHGYYSVISPEGAAAIEGKTRGGQRVSPELVSRSAARLKITAEDNLRLGYIDRVIKEPELGARPYHYDFFRSLRREVIRATNEVCASVRGMKLFRAMALRGQDKGDGEAVFMRWDLGRSARARLIVQRHEKYRRMASGAFVDNRSLFIKAGSALQGLAWSTKSLVLYDLFGRVIKFTKRGMEDLQAEARFVKDSTCRWLRVNGENEHSVRGMSSELKEKLFKLSNPNQGVCRSDGIWKYCSPQAVEDRTVTCPNSKREGCLDLWAPDLYGDFAGVCSHCGHHFRMEYQWYLYNIFNYGEAFEFNSEIESGNPLDYESFTLKINEARKKTGRRSACITFETRIEGINTVVACFTSPFRGGSVGAAEGEKFIRAIERAQRKQYPMIAYVHGTAGIRIQEGTNGVIQMPRCTMAVRRYMDSGGLYLVIYDTNSYAGPVASFLGCSPYQFGIRSSNIGFAGPGVITETTGINIPPGYHSAWQALSRGHIQGIWDRREMKKNIHQSLLTMGGGNLYYR from the coding sequence ATGAAGTTTGATAAGAAAATAGATTTTCTTTCACGCAGACTGCAATATATCCGGGATATATTCGGGGATAATGAAAATGAAAGCATCCTGCTGCTTGAGAGTGAGCTGGAAGGGTGCCGGAGGCTGCTTTCCAGTGGGGGAACTTCTGTTGAACAGTCTTTGGTCCGATTGGAAGATCTTTTTAATTTTCTCGAATCAAAGCTTGAGAAACAGCTGACAGCAATGGATCTGGTGCGAATTGTCCGCCATCCGCAACGGATATGCCTCACTGATATTCTTGAAAATGTTTATGATAATTATACTGAGCTCGGAGGACTCGGAGAATTCAGTATTGATCCTGCCATGCTTATCGCTCAGGCCTATATCTCCCGAAAAGTCGGCAACAAGGTTATAAATCAGCCGGTTATGGTAATAGGTCATGAAAAAGGGCATGGTGAAGAATATCGCAACGGAGGTTCTGCAAAGCCGTGGGGCAATGCAAAAGCTCTGCATTACATGAAGGTGGCACAGGAAGAAGGCATTCCTATACATACCTATATTTTTACTCCCGGTTCATACCCTGTTGAGGATTATCCCGGAGCAGCCCAGCAGATTGCCCGCAATCTTTATGATATTTCAAAAATAGACGTGCCCATTGTAGCGGTCTTTTCAGAAGGAGGGTCCGGCGGAGCGGAGGCAATAGGTCTGGCTGACCGCAGGCTGATGCTTTCACACGGATATTACTCGGTTATTTCACCTGAAGGTGCCGCAGCGATTGAAGGAAAGACCCGCGGTGGTCAAAGAGTTTCACCTGAACTTGTTTCACGCAGTGCCGCCAGACTTAAGATAACCGCCGAGGATAATCTCCGGCTTGGATATATAGACAGAGTTATCAAAGAGCCGGAACTTGGAGCCAGACCTTATCATTACGACTTTTTCCGCTCACTTCGGCGTGAAGTAATCAGAGCTACCAACGAAGTCTGCGCTTCTGTCAGGGGTATGAAACTTTTTCGTGCCATGGCCCTGCGCGGGCAAGATAAGGGCGACGGGGAAGCTGTTTTCATGCGTTGGGATCTCGGCCGTTCAGCACGGGCCAGACTTATAGTCCAGAGACATGAAAAATACAGGCGGATGGCCTCCGGAGCTTTTGTAGATAACCGCTCGCTTTTTATAAAGGCCGGATCTGCTTTGCAGGGGCTGGCATGGTCGACAAAATCTCTGGTTCTATATGATCTTTTCGGGCGGGTAATTAAATTTACCAAAAGAGGCATGGAAGATCTTCAGGCAGAGGCCAGATTTGTAAAAGACAGCACCTGCCGCTGGCTTCGGGTGAATGGCGAAAATGAGCACAGTGTCCGGGGCATGTCCAGTGAATTAAAGGAAAAACTGTTCAAACTTTCCAATCCTAATCAAGGTGTATGCCGATCTGATGGTATCTGGAAGTATTGCAGCCCTCAGGCCGTTGAAGACCGCACGGTGACGTGTCCGAACTCTAAACGGGAAGGATGTCTTGACCTGTGGGCTCCTGACCTTTATGGAGATTTTGCCGGAGTATGCAGTCACTGCGGACATCATTTTCGTATGGAGTATCAATGGTACCTGTACAATATTTTTAATTATGGTGAAGCCTTTGAATTCAATTCTGAAATTGAATCCGGCAACCCTCTTGATTATGAAAGTTTTACACTTAAAATAAACGAGGCCCGTAAAAAAACAGGCCGGCGGTCGGCCTGCATAACTTTTGAGACCCGCATTGAGGGTATCAATACGGTGGTGGCCTGTTTTACTTCGCCTTTCAGGGGGGGCTCTGTAGGCGCTGCTGAAGGTGAAAAATTCATAAGAGCTATCGAAAGGGCGCAGCGCAAGCAGTATCCCATGATAGCTTATGTTCACGGTACTGCCGGAATCAGAATTCAGGAAGGTACAAACGGTGTAATTCAGATGCCAAGATGTACAATGGCTGTCCGTCGTTATATGGATTCAGGTGGCTTGTATCTTGTTATTTACGATACCAATTCCTATGCTGGCCCGGTTGCAAGTTTTCTGGGTTGTTCTCCGTATCAGTTTGGAATACGTTCTTCCAACATCGGATTTGCCGGTCCGGGAGTTATCACGGAAACTACCGGGATAAATATTCCACCCGGATACCATAGCGCATGGCAGGCCCTTTCCCGTGGGCATATCCAAGGGATATGGGACAGGAGAGAAATGAAAAAAAACATTCATCAATCCCTCTTGACCATGGGTGGTGGAAACCTCTACTACCGTTAG
- a CDS encoding biotin attachment protein: MLNIKQLLEEIKASPYEEIEIVAPHTGKVEFPGVKIGDKVNGPSGEWKEKHGTLLVNITRERNKKSLYAPEKGEIVEIKSELEGSFVEAGQTLLKIRHFLSKDEVLHLILKKALFLFNAPERAKYYFTPEIDTKIKGSGEKSVKVRDGLEVFIVSRMKRETPLVYSGPEGLVYSIYFNNGENVDSGQPLIGVCPEDQLKHIQDVVNRVQSEWEERE, from the coding sequence GTGCTGAATATAAAACAGCTTCTTGAAGAAATAAAAGCTTCTCCCTATGAGGAGATTGAAATTGTTGCACCACATACGGGAAAGGTTGAATTTCCCGGTGTTAAAATAGGTGATAAAGTAAATGGCCCTTCCGGTGAATGGAAGGAGAAACATGGGACTTTGCTGGTCAATATTACCCGTGAAAGAAATAAAAAGAGTCTTTACGCACCTGAGAAGGGTGAAATAGTTGAGATTAAAAGCGAGCTTGAAGGATCTTTTGTTGAAGCCGGACAGACTTTGCTTAAAATCCGCCATTTTCTTTCAAAAGATGAAGTTCTCCATCTGATCCTTAAAAAAGCTCTTTTCCTTTTCAATGCTCCGGAAAGAGCAAAGTATTATTTTACACCTGAGATTGATACAAAGATTAAAGGTTCCGGTGAAAAATCAGTGAAAGTCCGTGACGGACTTGAGGTTTTCATTGTTTCCAGAATGAAAAGGGAAACTCCTCTTGTTTACAGCGGTCCAGAAGGTCTTGTTTATTCAATTTATTTCAATAATGGTGAAAATGTTGATTCAGGTCAGCCTCTTATCGGAGTCTGCCCGGAAGATCAGCTCAAGCATATTCAGGATGTTGTGAACCGTGTTCAGAGCGAGTGGGAAGAAAGAGAGTAA
- a CDS encoding OmpA/MotB family protein produces the protein MGKGDKSLEDLFIEPDEDEEEGNEWITTFADLCMLLLVFFILLYSMSEIDTHKFDMTFQSVTKAIHGKMDKIATSKVAREEAGMILNQVMTRRQIIKAQQRVFQDVKYLQSTKGVEGLLSANFEDGKITIKLPADVLFRPGEITLTPQGQAAIKAMRDFFISHPDQSINIKGYTDNRPVRAGSRLRDNWEISSLRAVNVLRYLMKLGIKPNRLTATGLGEMDPLVPNNSERNRQRNRRIEFVLEKILTGP, from the coding sequence ATGGGGAAGGGCGATAAATCTCTTGAAGATCTTTTCATCGAACCGGATGAAGATGAAGAAGAAGGCAATGAATGGATAACGACTTTTGCTGACTTATGCATGCTTCTACTTGTTTTCTTTATTCTTCTTTATTCCATGTCCGAGATAGATACCCATAAGTTTGATATGACTTTTCAGTCCGTGACCAAGGCTATACACGGCAAAATGGACAAGATTGCAACAAGTAAAGTAGCCCGTGAAGAAGCCGGCATGATTCTTAATCAGGTCATGACAAGGCGTCAGATAATAAAGGCTCAGCAGCGTGTTTTTCAGGATGTTAAATACCTGCAGTCCACAAAAGGTGTTGAAGGTCTTCTGAGTGCGAATTTTGAAGATGGGAAAATAACCATAAAACTTCCTGCTGATGTATTGTTCAGACCCGGAGAGATAACTCTGACTCCGCAGGGACAGGCTGCAATCAAGGCCATGAGGGATTTTTTTATCTCCCATCCTGATCAGTCTATAAACATCAAGGGGTATACCGATAATCGTCCTGTAAGGGCTGGTTCAAGACTTCGGGACAACTGGGAGATATCATCCCTTAGAGCTGTTAATGTGTTGAGATATCTTATGAAATTGGGTATCAAACCAAACAGGCTTACGGCAACCGGGCTGGGCGAAATGGACCCTCTTGTTCCAAACAATTCTGAAAGAAACAGACAGCGCAACAGAAGAATAGAGTTTGTTCTGGAAAAAATACTTACCGGTCCTTAA
- a CDS encoding PilZ domain-containing protein, whose product MDIKIDSNSSRGAFRTSLPGLAVRIEGYDKNFQVKDFSVKGVAFCSEEHTFDLETELNISLILGEKELLTDLNIKVVRDIGDGLMGCVFVDLDMYQEQRLDKLVLEVQKHMILLRKKKGRKV is encoded by the coding sequence ATGGATATAAAAATAGATAGTAATTCTTCACGAGGAGCTTTCAGGACCAGTCTTCCCGGACTGGCTGTAAGAATTGAAGGCTATGATAAGAATTTTCAGGTCAAGGACTTCAGCGTAAAGGGAGTGGCTTTTTGTTCAGAGGAGCATACTTTCGATCTTGAAACAGAACTTAATATTTCTCTTATTCTGGGGGAAAAAGAATTACTGACCGATCTTAATATAAAGGTTGTCCGTGATATCGGAGACGGTCTTATGGGCTGTGTTTTTGTTGATCTGGATATGTATCAGGAACAGCGACTTGATAAACTGGTGCTGGAAGTTCAGAAGCATATGATCCTGCTGCGGAAGAAGAAGGGGCGTAAGGTCTGA
- a CDS encoding efflux RND transporter periplasmic adaptor subunit produces MKKTLYSSGKIILTMVVVFCAGIVINYLWQFYMEAPWTRDGRICADVVHIAPDVSGIINEVLVKDNQIVHKGDVLFRIDTKRFYLDLKQAKAHIESSEATLELAKRDSARYQKLALSDVVSLQRKQQADRQLKMAESDYELAVAAKELAELNISRANVKAPADGKITNFSLCPGNYATAGKAVAALVDSKSFYVMGYFEETKLSRIHKNDPVKIEVMGEPEVLTGHVVSIAGGIQDSERSDTEGALANVAPTFRWVRLAQRIPVRITFDNIPAGVTLVAGRTATVSVASSLK; encoded by the coding sequence ATGAAAAAGACTTTATATTCTTCAGGAAAAATTATTTTAACAATGGTTGTGGTTTTCTGTGCCGGAATAGTAATCAACTACCTCTGGCAGTTTTATATGGAAGCTCCCTGGACCAGAGATGGACGAATATGTGCTGACGTTGTGCATATTGCGCCGGATGTTTCCGGAATAATAAATGAGGTTCTGGTCAAGGATAACCAGATTGTCCATAAAGGTGATGTGCTGTTCCGTATTGATACGAAAAGATTTTATTTGGACCTTAAGCAGGCAAAAGCCCATATCGAGAGTTCTGAAGCAACTCTGGAACTGGCTAAGAGAGACTCTGCCAGATATCAGAAACTGGCTCTGTCTGATGTTGTCAGCCTTCAGAGAAAGCAGCAGGCCGACAGACAGCTAAAAATGGCTGAATCTGATTATGAACTTGCTGTGGCGGCCAAGGAACTTGCTGAACTTAATATTTCCAGAGCAAATGTAAAAGCACCTGCAGATGGGAAAATCACCAACTTTTCTTTGTGTCCGGGAAACTATGCTACCGCTGGTAAGGCTGTTGCTGCGCTGGTTGATTCAAAATCGTTTTATGTGATGGGATACTTTGAGGAGACCAAGCTTTCCAGAATTCATAAAAATGATCCTGTGAAAATTGAGGTGATGGGAGAGCCTGAGGTTCTCACCGGGCATGTCGTCAGCATTGCCGGCGGAATTCAGGATAGTGAACGCAGTGATACGGAAGGAGCTTTGGCCAATGTAGCCCCGACTTTCAGATGGGTGCGGCTGGCTCAGCGTATTCCAGTACGAATTACCTTTGATAATATTCCCGCAGGGGTAACCCTTGTGGCTGGAAGGACTGCTACTGTCTCAGTTGCCTCTTCACTCAAGTAA
- a CDS encoding FUSC family protein, translated as MSKNQIISVDGALFGTKTFVAAVAAYGLAVYFNLPRPYWAMTTAYVIANPLAGSLTSKAFYRLIGTFVGGIAIIALIPNLVGSPVILTLAIALWIGTCLYFSVLDRTPRSYAFVLAGYTVLLTGIPLVDTPGQVFDIAVARVEEITLAIICGAVVHLVFFPRNNGPLLLNSVDSWHNKMVALAVKVFRGSNDPQDTAVGWRNLASESIEMRNLFVQVSYEASRYSDKRKLLKALQHRMSLLIPALSAIEDQLIDLRENSYTGSAEILEILNRIAGLIEKRERFGIRGYKAIRAEADKLSAISTTVNDAESIVAANIFKRVQEFAAIWRDCARLRFDFHRGRISKASEKIISITETIPIHRDHHNAFRSAFTAALTIIISICLWIITGFPEGMIVAQLSGVLMCLTAHMDDPRVVLRMFLYGNILSAFVAFIYSFAVLPGLNDFIPIMASLGLTLIPMGALAANPAYALIGMGFCINMPNMVNLQYSINLDLPTFMSSCISIILATLLPIAVSGIFKSVGAETSAKSLLKSGWKILARIASFPRANNSRNLLILLDILGTLAPRYSNVSADSKIMSGDLLRDLRIGQNLVQLQKICLDMPEESQEVFINFFKEMTKYYRSKYQFRDYDQRILLTLLKKCRAVTYDDDDKNRSYQLHIIITALEICIKINIERAARFMPVNHGIEEVGAV; from the coding sequence TTGTCAAAGAATCAGATAATATCTGTCGATGGTGCCCTTTTCGGCACCAAAACATTTGTTGCCGCAGTGGCAGCTTATGGTCTGGCAGTATATTTTAATTTGCCCCGGCCTTATTGGGCAATGACAACAGCTTATGTCATTGCCAATCCATTGGCGGGCTCTTTAACCTCCAAAGCTTTTTACCGGCTTATCGGGACATTTGTAGGAGGAATAGCCATTATTGCGCTTATTCCGAATCTTGTGGGGTCTCCGGTAATACTGACTCTGGCCATAGCTTTATGGATAGGAACATGTCTTTATTTCAGCGTGCTCGATAGAACTCCGAGAAGTTATGCGTTTGTTCTGGCCGGATATACCGTACTGTTAACCGGAATTCCCCTTGTTGATACTCCGGGACAGGTTTTCGATATTGCTGTTGCAAGAGTTGAAGAAATCACATTGGCTATAATCTGTGGCGCAGTTGTCCATCTGGTTTTTTTCCCTCGTAACAATGGTCCACTACTGCTCAATTCCGTTGATAGCTGGCACAATAAAATGGTTGCGCTGGCAGTAAAAGTTTTCAGAGGGTCAAACGATCCGCAGGATACGGCAGTTGGCTGGCGTAATCTCGCTTCCGAATCAATTGAGATGAGAAATCTGTTTGTTCAGGTTTCGTATGAGGCTTCAAGATACAGTGATAAAAGAAAGTTGTTGAAGGCCTTGCAACATAGAATGTCTCTTTTGATACCTGCTCTTTCAGCAATTGAAGACCAACTCATAGATTTAAGAGAGAATTCTTATACCGGGAGTGCTGAGATTCTGGAAATTCTTAATAGAATTGCCGGATTAATTGAAAAAAGGGAAAGGTTCGGCATCCGGGGATACAAGGCCATTCGTGCTGAAGCTGATAAATTATCCGCCATCAGTACTACTGTTAACGATGCTGAAAGCATTGTCGCCGCAAATATATTTAAGCGTGTGCAGGAGTTTGCTGCAATCTGGAGAGATTGTGCCAGACTGCGGTTTGATTTTCACCGGGGCAGGATATCCAAGGCTTCGGAAAAAATTATTTCAATAACCGAAACCATACCGATTCACCGTGATCATCATAATGCTTTCAGGTCCGCTTTCACCGCAGCCCTGACCATTATTATTTCAATTTGCCTCTGGATAATTACAGGGTTTCCTGAAGGGATGATCGTTGCGCAGCTCTCTGGTGTTCTGATGTGTCTGACAGCACACATGGACGACCCCAGAGTTGTTTTAAGGATGTTTTTATATGGTAACATTCTGTCTGCCTTTGTCGCTTTTATTTACTCTTTCGCTGTGTTGCCGGGCTTGAATGATTTTATTCCCATAATGGCGTCTTTGGGACTCACATTGATTCCTATGGGGGCTTTGGCTGCAAATCCTGCTTATGCGCTGATTGGTATGGGATTCTGCATAAATATGCCGAACATGGTGAACCTCCAGTACAGCATAAATCTTGATCTACCTACTTTTATGAGCAGTTGTATCTCAATTATTCTGGCGACTCTGCTGCCCATAGCTGTGAGCGGTATTTTTAAATCGGTTGGAGCTGAAACCAGTGCTAAAAGCCTTCTTAAATCCGGTTGGAAGATTTTAGCGCGAATAGCCTCTTTTCCAAGGGCCAATAATTCAAGGAACCTTCTTATTCTCTTGGATATCCTCGGAACTCTGGCACCAAGATATTCAAATGTGTCAGCGGATTCAAAGATAATGTCCGGTGATCTTTTGAGAGATTTAAGAATCGGTCAGAATCTGGTTCAGTTACAGAAAATATGTCTGGATATGCCTGAGGAGTCTCAGGAAGTTTTTATAAATTTCTTTAAAGAAATGACAAAATATTACCGGAGTAAATATCAATTTCGCGATTATGATCAACGAATTCTTTTGACTCTTTTGAAAAAGTGCCGGGCTGTTACTTATGATGATGACGATAAAAACAGAAGTTATCAGCTGCATATAATCATCACCGCACTTGAAATCTGCATAAAGATAAACATTGAAAGGGCAGCACGATTTATGCCCGTGAATCATGGAATTGAAGAAGTAGGAGCTGTTTAA